Proteins from a single region of Massilibacterium senegalense:
- a CDS encoding ABC transporter permease has product MTKKLAIYSCLYLILLFFFSLFAPFISHQPYNEVNLTETLSSPSFPHWFGTDEVGRDILVRLLYGGRVSLLVALSAMMLSIIVGVVYGAISGYFGGWTDRIMMRILDGLLSIPSLLFMVMLQALWTPSIRSVIFVIGITSWMPLARLIRAEVMALKDEMYVYSAHVVGATSIQTFFRHILPQCFPTIIVMSTNGIGHAILSEATLSFFGIGIPSNEPSWGNMLIGAQNHILSGVWWTAFFPGLFIIGTVLSFVFIGDYLEDRLTLPHRKRKEVFLT; this is encoded by the coding sequence ATGACAAAAAAATTAGCTATCTATTCTTGTTTGTATCTTATTTTGTTATTCTTCTTCTCACTTTTCGCTCCTTTTATTAGTCATCAGCCATACAATGAGGTGAACTTAACCGAAACATTATCTTCCCCAAGTTTCCCTCATTGGTTTGGTACCGATGAAGTCGGGCGAGACATTTTAGTAAGACTACTATATGGTGGACGAGTTTCATTGCTTGTTGCCTTATCAGCTATGATGCTTTCAATTATCGTTGGTGTTGTTTACGGGGCAATCAGTGGATACTTTGGCGGTTGGACTGATCGCATAATGATGCGGATATTGGACGGATTATTAAGTATTCCTTCCTTACTATTCATGGTCATGTTACAAGCTTTATGGACACCAAGTATACGAAGTGTCATTTTTGTTATCGGGATTACAAGTTGGATGCCATTAGCAAGGTTAATTCGAGCAGAAGTAATGGCTTTAAAAGATGAAATGTATGTCTATAGCGCACATGTTGTCGGAGCGACATCGATACAAACTTTTTTTCGTCACATATTACCACAATGTTTTCCAACTATTATTGTCATGTCTACCAATGGTATTGGACACGCAATTTTATCAGAGGCGACGTTAAGCTTCTTTGGTATTGGAATCCCTTCTAACGAACCATCATGGGGAAATATGTTAATTGGTGCACAAAACCATATTTTATCTGGTGTTTGGTGGACTGCTTTTTTTCCAGGCTTATTCATTATCGGTACTGTTCTCTCTTTCGTCTTTATCGGTGATTATTTAGAAGACCGTTTAACGCTCCCTCATCGTAAACGAAAGGAGGTATTTTTAACATGA
- a CDS encoding ATP-binding cassette domain-containing protein, translating into MNEHIVEGKEVCVSFQKQKVIHHIDFQLSKGKITAIIGESGSGKSITAQSIASLLPPEAVMESGEIFFQHERTNEWTKKRWHEMRGTKISLMFQETYETLDPLYRISHHFYEFYKAHTKLHKKEIEEQVLLLFKNMQIPDPERTFHSYPFELSGGMRQRVLLALSIALNPDLLIADEPTTALDVHVQAVILHLIKEWQTTNKKSVLFITHDLGVVSELADYVIVMKSGKIIEQNTVANILEHPVHPYTQLLIQEYKNLDIKTVSKQENEPSLPLVSVKNISKSYQTATLFKWSRYKVSAVRHLSFTINKGEIVGILGESGSGKSSLSRLLLQLEQPDEGTIIWHNHPILRKDLQWVPQDPSASFNPRFRIADIVGEGLDYNERLSVKEREQLIKQTLRHVGLQEQWYDAYPNQLSGGMLQRIAIARAIILKPKLIVLDEPFASLDLSFQREMIALIRSIHDRYHTAFLFISHDIRVASHLCHRIFFMEKGTFVEEIKGHEICNTTHPYSKRLISAIPVLP; encoded by the coding sequence ATGAACGAACACATTGTAGAAGGAAAAGAAGTATGTGTATCCTTTCAGAAACAAAAAGTAATTCACCATATTGATTTTCAGCTTTCAAAAGGAAAAATTACCGCCATTATCGGAGAAAGTGGTTCGGGTAAAAGTATCACTGCTCAAAGTATCGCTTCCCTACTTCCACCGGAGGCAGTCATGGAATCGGGTGAAATTTTCTTTCAACATGAACGGACAAACGAATGGACAAAGAAACGTTGGCATGAAATGCGCGGTACGAAAATAAGTCTCATGTTTCAAGAAACATATGAAACATTGGACCCACTTTACCGAATTTCTCACCATTTTTATGAATTTTATAAAGCACATACAAAATTGCATAAAAAGGAAATAGAAGAACAGGTTCTTTTGTTGTTTAAAAATATGCAAATTCCAGACCCCGAAAGAACGTTTCATAGCTATCCTTTTGAATTATCAGGTGGCATGCGACAACGAGTACTATTAGCGTTATCCATTGCATTAAACCCAGATTTATTAATTGCCGATGAACCTACCACTGCACTTGATGTGCATGTGCAGGCAGTTATTCTTCACTTAATAAAAGAATGGCAAACAACAAACAAAAAAAGCGTGTTGTTTATTACACATGATTTAGGGGTTGTAAGTGAATTAGCGGATTATGTCATCGTGATGAAAAGCGGAAAAATCATTGAACAAAATACAGTAGCAAACATTTTAGAACACCCAGTTCATCCTTATACACAGCTACTTATACAGGAATATAAAAACTTAGATATTAAAACTGTTTCCAAACAGGAAAATGAACCTTCCTTACCACTTGTTAGTGTAAAAAACATATCAAAATCGTATCAAACAGCTACGTTGTTCAAATGGTCCCGATACAAGGTCTCAGCTGTTCGCCATCTATCCTTTACCATAAACAAAGGGGAAATTGTTGGCATTTTAGGAGAGAGTGGTTCGGGTAAAAGTAGTTTATCTCGATTGCTTTTACAATTAGAACAACCTGATGAAGGAACAATAATTTGGCATAATCATCCGATTTTACGAAAAGATTTGCAATGGGTCCCACAAGACCCTAGTGCATCGTTTAATCCCCGCTTTCGCATTGCTGATATTGTCGGGGAAGGCCTAGATTATAATGAACGTCTTTCTGTCAAAGAAAGAGAGCAATTAATTAAACAAACATTACGACATGTTGGATTACAAGAACAATGGTACGATGCATATCCCAATCAATTATCAGGTGGCATGTTGCAACGAATTGCCATTGCCCGTGCGATTATTTTAAAACCAAAATTAATCGTATTAGATGAACCTTTTGCTAGTCTAGACTTATCGTTTCAACGGGAAATGATTGCATTGATACGTTCGATTCATGACAGATACCACACTGCATTTTTATTTATTTCTCACGATATTCGGGTGGCTAGTCATCTTTGCCATCGCATTTTCTTTATGGAAAAAGGAACGTTCGTCGAAGAAATAAAAGGACACGAAATTTGCAATACGACACATCCTTATTCGAAACGACTTATCTCAGCCATCCCAGTTTTACCATAA